A single window of Neurospora crassa OR74A linkage group VII, whole genome shotgun sequence DNA harbors:
- a CDS encoding thymidylate synthase — MTVTTSEPVAPAQSQSQTSSRTNPTSKRHEEYQYLDLVRQILDEGELREDRTGTGTYSIFAPTPLKFALSRPSSSSPSSGSSSDPSSPDYTYTPILPLLTTKRVFTKAVLLELLWFISASTSSTTLSAQGVKIWDGNGSRAFLDMLGLSHRKEGDLGPVYGFQWRHFGAEYVDCETDYTGQGVDQLQRIIDTLRNNPYDRRLILSAWNPKDMSQMVLPPCHMFAQFYVSYPGSRTRGGATQTQNKEGELDTPPKEKKPRGHLHCQLYQRSCDMGLGVPFNIASYALLTHMLAHVCDLVPGSLTHVMGDAHVYLNHVDALKTQLEREPREFPTLEIQREKGGSIDGWKAEDFVIKGYEPHKTIAMEMSV, encoded by the exons ATGACAGTCACCACATCCGAGCCCGTTGCGCCAgcgcagtcgcagtcgcaaACCTCCTCTCGCACCAACCCAACATCAAAGCGTCATGAAGAATACCAATACCTCGATCTCGTCCGTCAAATTCTGGACGAAGGTGAACTCCGTGAAGACCG AACAGGAACAGGCACCTACTCCATCTTCGCCCCGACCCCCCTGAAGTTCGCCCTCTCTcgaccctcctcctcctccccctcctcggGGTCCTCCTCCGATCCATCCTCGCCAGACTACACCTACACCCCCATCCTCCCGCTCCTTACGACCAAGCGGGTCTTCACCAAAGCCGtcctcctcgagctcctctGGTTCATCTCCGCCtcgacctcctccaccacgcTCTCCGCCCAGGGAGTCAAAATCTGGGATGGTAACGGATCCCGCGCCTTCCTCGACATGCTCGGTCTTTCCCACCGCAAAGAAGGTGACCTAGGTCCCGTATATGGTTTCCAATGGCGGCACTTTGGCGCCGAATACGTCGATTGCGAGACCGATTACACCGGGCAGGGCGTGGACCAACTCCAGCGCATCATCGACACTCTCCGCAACAACCCGTACGATCGCAGACTGATTCTGAGTGCATGGAACCCCAAGGACATGAGCCAGATGGTGCTGCCGCCTTGTCACATGTTTGCGCAGTTTTATGTGTCGTACCCGGGGTCGAGGACACGGGGTGGTGCAACACAGACACAGAATAAGGAAGGGGAACTGGACACACCAccaaaggagaagaagccaagGGGTCACTTGCACTGCCAGTTGTATCAAAGGTCGTGTGACATGGGACTGGGTGTGCCCTTTAACATTGCCAGCTACGCGCTGCTGACGCACATGCTCGCGCACGTGTGTGACTTGGTGCCGGGGAGCTTGACCCATGTTATGGGCGATGCGCATGTCTATCTCAACCATGTGGACGCGCTCAAGACGCAGCTGGAGCGCGAGCCGAGGGAGTTCCCGACGCTGGAGATccagagggagaagggaggTAGTATCGATGGGTGGAAGGCCGAGGATTTTGTTATCAAGGGGTACGAGCCACACAAGACGATTGCTATGGAAATGTCTGTGTAG